The nucleotide sequence GATGGTCTGGACCTGCACCGTGTAGTCGGCGGTGTTGTCACCGTTGGTGTCGATGTTGACCGTCGGGAACAGGTTCTTGCCGACACCCGGCCAGTCGCCGAAGGTGGACAGGCCGAACCAGAGGTAGCCGGGATTCGCGCCGTCCGCCCCGGCGCGGCCGGCTCCGACCGCCGCGATGGCGCCCCCCGCACTGCCCGTGCCGACCCTGGGACAGAGGGTCCCGGACGTGGTCGCGGTCGCGCCCCCGGTCGGCGTGACGTTCGGCGTCGTGGTCGGGCCGACCACCGCCGACGACGGCGTCGCACACCCGGCGGTGGCGCTGCCCCGGTATCCCAGGTTCAGCACCGAGGTCAGCGAGAGGTAGCCCGCGCCGGCCGGGTCGGCCGGGGACGAGAGGGCGAAGCCGCTGCCCCCCAGCACGACCGCCGGGCTCCCGGCCGCGGTGCCGTCCACGGCCGTGGTGAAGGACACGGGCTTGGCGGTGCCGTAGACCGGGACCCGCAGATCGGGGCGGCCCGGCGAGCTCAGCAGGAGCCGCCCGGAGGCGGCCGGGACGAACTAGCGGGCCTCGTCCAGTCCGGTCAGCGGGTTGGTCTGCTGCGCAGGGGTGCCGGGGTCGAGCGTGTGCCGCAATGCCGCGGGCGTGACGGTCATCGAGACGGTCGCCAGGGCGCTGGCACCGGCGGTGAGCGTCATCGTCGCCGGACTGACCGTGTACGCGACACCTGGTTGGTCGACGACGGACTGATAGGACAACGTGACGTCCGAGCTGCTCGCACCGGTGTTCTGCACGACCACCGCGGAGGTCACCACCACGGAGGCCTGACGGACGTCCGCCGGAACCACGCCGAACGTCACGGACACGGCGCCCGGCGTGCTCGAGCTGTAGGCCAGCAGCTGGGTACCGACCGCGGCGGCGGCGTCCACCCGCCCGGATCCGGCCCGGTTCGGACCGATGGCCGCGCCGCTGCGATCCTGGCCGGTGTAGAGATCGTGACCGGCGGTGTTCACCAGGGCCGCCTTCACCTGCTCCGGAGTCCACCACGGGTGGCTCTGGTGCACCAGGGCGGCCACACCGGCGATCTCGGCGGCCGCCATCGAGGTGCCGGACCGCAGCGCACTGCCGTTGCCGCTGCCCATCCGGGCCGACGAGATCGTGTCGCCCGGTGCCGAGACGTCCGGTTTCACCGGGCCGGTCGACCCGTGGGTCCCACGGGCCGAGGAGGTCTCGATCAGGTCGGTGATGGAGTTGTCCACCTCCGGCTTCTCCGCGGCCAGGCCGCCGGACATGTTCACCTGCAGCCCGTGGTCCACCCCGGGCGCGAGAAGTGCGGTGGCGGTCGGCGTCAGCTGCAGGACCGGCAGGGCGGGGTTGCCGATGATGGGTCCGGCGAAGACCGGGGTACCACGGGTCAGCAGCACGCCGAGGGCGCCGGCCGCCTGCAGGTTCCCGCCCGGGGGGGCGGACCCGCACGCCCGGGTCGAATCGTCGTCGTCCCAGGACAGCCATACGATCCTTCCGACCGCTCTGGCGGCGTCCGCGGCCGACAGCGCCGTGCACCCGTCTGCGTCGGCCGGCGAGAGCGAGACCACCTGTCCCGACACGTCCGCGGACACCGCCCACGGGTAGGCCGTGGACATCTGGCCGGCCACCGTCTGCACCGCCTGACCCGGTAGTGCGGCATACAGGCCGTCGAGCTGTTGATAGGCATCCACCGAGGACGCCACGGCGAGGGAGCGCACGGATCCGGCCAGCGACCCGGCGGCATCGGTCTGGTCGCCGCCGTTGCCCGCGGCGACCACCGGCACCACCCCGTATTGCGCGATGGTGTCCAGGACCGTGGTCTCGGGATCGTCGGCCGCGCCGACGGCGTTGGTCAACGAGAGGTCGACCACGTCCAGGTGATCGGTGAAATCACCGTCCCCGTTCGGGTCGAGGGCCCGGTCCAGCGCGGGGATGACCAGGTCAGTGGCTCCCGAACAACCGAAGACCTTGAGGGCGTAGAGCGAGGCCTGCGGAGCCATCCCGGGGCCGATGTCCATGCCGTAGAGCTCTGCGCCGGTCAGCTTCGAGTAGTCCCCCGCGAACGTCCGGCCCCCGGAGTCGACACCGGCACCGGCCACCGTCCCGGCGACGTGGGTGCCATGACCGTTGCAGTCGAGCGGGTTGGAATCCGGGTGCGGTACCGGCTGGTAACCGGGATCCACCGCTCCGGTGGAGGTCGTCGCGGCCGCGTCGTAGTCGTCGCCGGCGAAATCGGTGCCCCCCACCACCCTGGCCGTCGGCGTCCACGGACCGGCGTCGGTGGCCCTCGCGGACTGGTACGCGGCGGTCGTTCCCGGTCCACCGAAATCCGCGTGGGTGTAGTCGATCCCGGTGTCGATCAGGCCGATCCGCTCGCCCCGACCGGTGACGCCGAGATCGGTCCAGGTCTGCAGCACCCTGGTCAGCTGGGCCGCACCGGCGTTGGCCGGCGTCTTGGGCACGATCTCGGAGATCTTGAGGACGACCCTCAGCCCGGCCAGCGCTCGCAGCGCTGCGGGGTCGGCGATCAGACCGACTCCCGGCACGGCGTTGGAGACCTCGAAGATGCTCACCGCGCCCGGATCGATCCTCCTGGCGATCCCGGAGATCTCGGACGACAGAGCCTTCGTGGTGACGCGCTGCACGGCCACGGCCCGGCGGGCGGCGGCCGCCCCCTGTCCCTTCGCGAGGACCGCGGACGATACGGCGGCGGCGCCCGTGGTGGCCAGCTGGACGAATACGGTCCGCCGCCCCGACCCGGCGGCGAGACCCGGCTGGAGCACTGCGGTGTTCTCGATCAACCTGCTGTATCCCGGCTTGGTGGGACCCGGCGTCGCCTGCTGGCCGACG is from Nakamurella sp. PAMC28650 and encodes:
- a CDS encoding S8 family serine peptidase; translation: MAGHRSRSASGGRFRLLGAVTALLFGALWGPSTGAFATDPTGVAGPSVGQQATPGPTKPGYSRLIENTAVLQPGLAAGSGRRTVFVQLATTGAAAVSSAVLAKGQGAAAARRAVAVQRVTTKALSSEISGIARRIDPGAVSIFEVSNAVPGVGLIADPAALRALAGLRVVLKISEIVPKTPANAGAAQLTRVLQTWTDLGVTGRGERIGLIDTGIDYTHADFGGPGTTAAYQSARATDAGPWTPTARVVGGTDFAGDDYDAAATTSTGAVDPGYQPVPHPDSNPLDCNGHGTHVAGTVAGAGVDSGGRTFAGDYSKLTGAELYGMDIGPGMAPQASLYALKVFGCSGATDLVIPALDRALDPNGDGDFTDHLDVVDLSLTNAVGAADDPETTVLDTIAQYGVVPVVAAGNGGDQTDAAGSLAGSVRSLAVASSVDAYQQLDGLYAALPGQAVQTVAGQMSTAYPWAVSADVSGQVVSLSPADADGCTALSAADAARAVGRIVWLSWDDDDSTRACGSAPPGGNLQAAGALGVLLTRGTPVFAGPIIGNPALPVLQLTPTATALLAPGVDHGLQVNMSGGLAAEKPEVDNSITDLIETSSARGTHGSTGPVKPDVSAPGDTISSARMGSGNGSALRSGTSMAAAEIAGVAALVHQSHPWWTPEQVKAALVNTAGHDLYTGQDRSGAAIGPNRAGSGRVDAAAAVGTQLLAYSSSTPGAVSVTFGVVPADVRQASVVVTSAVVVQNTGASSSDVTLSYQSVVDQPGVAYTVSPATMTLTAGASALATVSMTVTPAALRHTLDPGTPAQQTNPLTGLDEAR